In Osmia bicornis bicornis chromosome 10, iOsmBic2.1, whole genome shotgun sequence, one genomic interval encodes:
- the LOC114876274 gene encoding sodium channel protein 60E-like isoform X2, with the protein MIPSQAGREGYKGSPNPPSNSSEDNGFANRPRVAGLYATNLFREEPVRFSSGETTRSHGTARDILERSTQEIGSQRSLNLPTSVPEEFELLDRSRIGISRTPQPSRKEEVSGFRYESRPRRDYHGSSSSSSTEKIRAREQERHEERVARVTDAYSLRGSLLEFPRSDETAWMKSNVDNSKVSNNDYAGRRGQESSSTFPSASASILISPASETSECHVISPPEVEKPSPPPYTGLSPPEYRGNEYENSETPSPIFPSYPLSSYAEETRHRRSSSLDTELRYALRDDRLRSENRFESSIVDREEASGTGRSRQIDHQEPSESNVVIEKSADEVTSRFRDVARLRPPLTAAAGASADSGTGDSGSAEIQVDPIGTPRVTTAGDSSGDGRDETGNGTATSKSSIKTPTGNNKQTVKLFTKESLDRLENRTVQLVRDYGFQPKRRMSVEDGAVLPNKYEPFPTELYGRPLEEIDNFIYDETFCVVSKRFRKNYIHRFTATSSWFIFSPWNPIRRYCIFLSTNQYFDYLVMATIILNCAFLAMTETIEEAEYIFLAIYTAEMVIKSIAKGFVLNKYTYLRNPWNWLDFVVITSGYATIGMEVGNLAGLRTFRVLRALKTVSILPGLKTIINALLHSFKQLAEVMTLTIFCLMVFALFALQVYMGELRNKCVKNLESNNTEIDWHEWTWNSSNWAFNEDEEPIICGNATGARHCNESYICLCVGPNPNHGYTNFDNFLWSMLTTFQLITLDYWEDVYNKVLSACGPISVSFFTVVVFFGSFYLINLMLAVVALSYEEEAEITNEERRKDLTDHREDSTFSFDPTKINVKTLAKEKQKKLDARKGVLLSSYTRKKTRRRRRGKSNVGSSSSGQDRSGSVPSRSVTPSPSPSPRHSNVRPSHLALQNVSPRTVENNTVHRLAPNRGMLHSRQASNNSNQQSSLDDSGVVDDHDADDVTSVEEHDRRDNKESRSDWHEKVATNNNGDANAESSTGTRNGINNEAEGDREKSQPSRSGGFRASTNVSASLGTGTTREIRVFKCNGVKTKKQMYTLPPEYLSHIVILDDLPDRNCEKCIQCCVDYEGWLRFQNCLYKVVRDPLFELTITLCIVLNTGFLAMEHHGMSESIRQALNIGNKVFTSIFTFECLLKLLALSKDFFANGWNNFDLIIVSASLIDLTFELVDGLSVIRGLRLLRVLKLAQSWTTMKVLLSIIISTIGALGNLTLVLVIVIYIFAVIGMQLFSKDYTLDKFYPDPVPRWNFNDFFHSFMMIFRILCGEWIEPLWDCMRAEEEDGPEACFAIFLPALVMGNFMVLNLFLALLLNSFNSEELKQKKEEVGEDSKLARSFDRIRSIIRKNKCSRFAQGGTKSRGEDARLEKIVRRVMDRSDNETNYAIQETVLSLPKDNSQLEKQKYEQWEKDEDEEEEEEEEDEEERTEESHGDQGNSKRRKETESKESNLEEYQEHEITKDSSTKAPAEERIAMLPQEDPFPKREDRVPKRPWHALVSYVDELTVGGRRDSKGKYIDGMGSFPGFGRNNRRKEPQDCFPRQCYQKCTCIDRCVATTIGKKWVRLRTIVLSVVDTPGFEWMILVFIFASSITLCFEDIYLDDNPFLKKILYWTNLGFCALFSIEMLLKWLALGFCKYFTSFWTILDFIIVFVSTFSLLIEENENLKVLRSLRTLRALRPLRAISRWQGMRIVVNALMYAIPSIFNVLLVCLVFWLIFSIMGVQFFGGKFFKCVDEYGELLDISIVDTRDDCLRKNYSWENSKITFDHVGIAYLALFQVATFEGWMEVMQDAVDARGVDLQPQREANIYAYLYFVIFIVCGSFFTLNLFIGVIIDNFNMLKKKYEGGVLEMFLTESQKHYYTAMKKLGRKKPQKVIKRPMNQILAMFYDLSNSRRFEIAIFILIFLNMLTMGIEHYGQPHPIFFVLEVSNAFFTTVFGLEAIVKIIGLRYHYFTVPWNLFDFLLVLASILGILMEDIMVDFPVSPTLLRVVRVFRIGRILRLIKAAKGIRKLLFALVVSLPALFNIGALLALITFIYAIIGMSVFGHVKKQGALDDMVNFETFGRSMQLLFRLMTSAGWNDVLESLMVQPPDCDPTPTSRQMNGNCGYPLLAITYFTSFIIISYMIVINMYIAIILENFNQAHQEEEIGIVEDDLEMFYIRWSKYDPHATQFINFSQLSDFIASLDPPLGISKPNMVALVSFNLPIAKGNKIHCLDILHALVKHVLGHVEESEDFRKLQEQMDIKFKKQFPTRKELEIVSSTRMWKRQDKAARLIQSTIRDYIMAKKERERVAQEVDSQTQTSSPGVGNEGRGGGGWSGKVSAFLHVHRGSRASSRKSSRASDASDFSELGAASAWLFPNLPLLLLSGATGTHEDLPPPALTVSRPSPTTEQQSFVGSSNASATSSDLHARSFAGPTLGRQDAVESYPDEEVPSLPTKRRSLPPSVTTLSLNTLHRDIKEAFSRRCGSLRKKHQPATEPAPLPIESTDVSILVTEPSPENTAPPSRPALLRRQSAATVVHVLVHRESEEYRDTQPENAS; encoded by the exons ATGATACCTTCGCAAGCTGGCCGTGAGGGATATAAAGGTTCTCCCAACCCTCCGAGCAACAGCTCCGAGGACAATGGCTTCGCTAATCGACCTCGAGTGGCGGGCCTTTACGCGACGAACCTCTTCAGAGAAGAGCCCGTTCGATTCTCGTCAGGAGAAACTACTCGATCTCATGGTACCGCGCGAGATATTCTTGAGAGATCGACGCAAGAGATTGGAAGTCAAAGAAGTTTAAACCTTCCTACCAGCGTTCCCGAAGAATTCGAGCTTTTGGATCGTTCGAGGATCGGGATATCGAGAACGCCGCAACCATCGAGGAAAGAGGAGGTTAGCGGGTTTCGTTACGAGTCCAGACCCAGAAGGGATTACCATggatcgtcgtcgtcgtcgtccaCGGAAAAAATTCGCGCGAGGGAACAGGAACGTCACGAGGAACGCGTCGCGCGTGTTACCGACGCGTATTCTCTTCGGGGATCCCTACTCGAGTTCCCGCGTTCGGATGAAACGGCGTGGATGAAATCTAACGTTGACAATTCGAAAGTATCGAATAACGATTATGCCGGTAGGCGAGGTCAAGAAAGTAGTTCGACTTTTCCCTCGGCTTCTGCTTCGATACTCATATCGCCCGCCAGTGAAACTAGTGAATGTCACGTGATATCCCCACCAGAGGTGGAGAAGCCATCCCCACCACCGTACACGGGCCTCAGTCCGCCGGAATATAGGGGAAACGAGTACGAAAATAGTGAAACCCCGTCGCCGATTTTTCCTTCGTATCCTTTGTCATCATACGCGGAAGAAACGCGTCATAGACGATCTTCCTCTTTGGACACGGAGCTTCGATACGCGTTACGAGACGATCGTTTGAGATCAGAGAATCGATTCGAATCTTCGATTGTCGACCGCGAGGAAGCTTCTGGTACCGGTAGATCGAGGCAAATCGATCACCAGGAGCCGTCGGAATCGAACGTGGTAATCGAAAAGTCCGCGGACGAGGTAACCTCGAGATTCAGGGACGTAGCAAGATTAAGACCCCCTTTGACAGCGGCTGCCGGCGCATCGGCCGATTCCGGAACCGGTGATTCCGGAAGCGCAGAAATTCAAGTAGATCCTATCGGTACACCTCGAGTAACAACTGCCGGCGATTCTTCCGGCGATGGAAGGGACGAAACCGGAAACGGTACTGCCACCAGTAAATCGTCTATTAAGACACCAACTGGAAACAATAAGCAAACAGTGAAGCTCTTTACGAAGGAAAGTCTCGACAGGTTGGAAAACAGAACCGTGCAACTCGTCAGGGATTATGGCTTTCAACCGAAGAGACGAATGTCCGTTGAGGATGGCGCGGTGCTTCCAAACAAATACGAACCTTTCCCGACCGAACTTTACGGTAGACCACTCGAGGAAATCGACAACTTTATATACGACGAG ACATTTTGCGTGGTATCGAAGAGGTTTCGTAAGAATTACATTCACAGATTTACGGCAACAAGCAGTTGGTTCATATTTTCTCCATGGAATCCTATAAGACGGTATTGTATCTTCCTAAGCACGAATCAGTACTTCGATTACTTGGTCATGGCTACgataatattaaattgtgCCTTCCTCGCCATGACGGAAACTATCGAGGAAGCCGA atATATATTCTTAGCTATATACACGGCCGAAATGGTAATAAAATCAATAGCCAAGGGATTTGTGCTCAATAAGTATACTTATCTGCGAAATCCATGGAACTGGTTAGATTTCGTAGTGATCACTAGCGGCTATGCAACTATAGGGATGGAAGTAGGAAATTTAGCTGGACTTAGAACATTTCGAGTTTTGAGAGCCCTCAAAACTGTTTCAATTTTGCCTG GTTTAAAAACCATCATCAACGCATTGTTACATAGTTTTAAGCAACTTGCCGAGGTAATGACGCTCACGATCTTTTGTCTGATGGTTTTTGCATTGTTCGCCTTGCAAGTTTACATGGGCGAGCTTCGAAACAAATGTGTGAAAAATTTGGAGTCTAATAATACAGAAATCGACTGGCACGA GTGGACTTGGAACTCATCCAACTGGGCATTCAACGAAGATGAAGAACCAATAATTTGCGGTAACGCAACTGGCGCCAG GCACTGCAACGAGAGCTATATCTGCCTTTGCGTTGGCCCAAATCCAAACCACGGGTATACAAATTTCGACAACTTCCTGTGGTCAATGCTCACCACCTTTCAGTTGATTACATTGGACTACTGGGAAGACGTCTACAATAAG GTATTGTCGGCGTGCGGACCTATCAGCGTCTCGTTCTTCACGGTGGTCGTGTTTTTTGgctcattttatttaatcaatcTAATGCTCGCGGTCGTTGCACTGAGCTACGAAGAGGAAGCCGAAATAACGAACGAG GAAAGACGGAAAGATTTAACCGACCATCGCGAGGACTCGACGTTTAGTTTCGACCCGACAAAAATCAACGTCAAGACACTTGCTAaagagaaacaaaagaaattaGATGCTAGGAAAGGCGTTCTTCTAAGTAGTTACACGCGTAAGAAAAcgcgaagaagaagacgaggaAAAAGCAACGTTGGTTCAAGCTCGTCTGGTCAAGATAGAAGCGGTTCTGTGCCAAGCAG ATCGGTAACACCGAgcccgagtccaagtccaagGCATTCGAATGTCCGACCATCTCATTTAGCTCTCCAAAACGTCAGCCCACGAACGGTAGAGAACAATACCGTTCACAGGCTGGCACCGAATCGTGGGATGCTTCATTCTCGTCAGGCAAGCAACAACAGTAATCAACAATCGTCGTTGGACGACTCAGGGGTGGTCGACGACCACGATGCCGACGACGTAACGTCTGTAGAGGAACACGATAGGCGGGACAATAAAGAATCTAGATCCGACTGGCACGAGAAAGTAGCTACTAACAATAATGGCGATGCCAATGCCGAATCTAGTACAGGAACGAGAAACGGTATCAATAACGAGGCCGAAGGTGACCGAGAAAAATCACAACCTTCCCGTTCCGGTGGTTTTCGTGCCTCTACAAACGTTTCTGCTTCTCTCGGTACCGGAACTACGCGAGAGATCAGAGTGTTCAAGTGCAACGGTGtgaaaacaaagaaacaaatgTACACCCTGCCCCCAGAGTATTTGTCGCATATTGTTATTTTAG ATGATCTTCCTGATAGAAATTGCGAGAAGTGTATTCAATGCTGTGTAGATTACGAGGGTTGGCTACGATTTCAGAATTGTTTATATAAG GTAGTGAGAGATCCGCTATTCGAGTTAACGATCACGCTGTGCATCGTCCTGAACACCGGTTTCCTGGCGATGGAACACCACGGGATGAGCGAGTCTATACGACAGGCTCTGAACATCGGCAACAAAGTGTTCACCAGTATCTTCACCTTTGAATGTTTACTGAAGCTGTTAGCGTTGAGCAAAGATTTCTTTGCCAACGGATGGAACAATTTCGATTTGATAATAGTGTCAGCGTCTCTGATAGATCTTACCTTCGAGCTGGTAGACGGTCTCTCTGTGATACGCGGACTGAGACTTCTTCGAGTATTAAAATTGGCCCAGTCATGGACGACGATGAAGGTCCTCCTAAGTATCATCATCTCGACGATCGGTGCACTTGGAAACCTGACTCTGGTTTTGGTGATCGTGATCTATATATTCGCCGTGATCGGCATGCAATTGTTCAGCAAAGACTATACATTGGACAAGTTTTATCCGGACCCGGTACCGCGTTGGAACTTCAACGATTTCTTTCATTCGTTCATGATGATATTTCGTATACTTTGCGGCGAATGGATCGAGCCTCTGTGGGATTGCATGCGAGCGGAAGAGGAAGACGGACCCGAGGCTTGTTTCGCCATATTTTTGCCAGCTCTTGTCATGGGTAATTTTATGGTACTGAATCTCTTCCTTGCTTTGCTGCTCAACAGTTTCAACTCGGAGGAGCTGAAACAGAAGAAAGAGGAAGTCGGCGAAGATTCGAAACTCGCAAGATCGTTCGATCGCATACGTTCCATCATACGTAAGAACAAATGCTCGCGTTTTGCCCaagggggtacgaagagcagAGGCGAGGATGCACGTTTGGAAAAGATTGTCCGACGCGTTATGGATAGATCCGACAACGAGACTAACTACGCTATTCAAGAGACTGTGCTCAGCCTTCCAAAAGATAAC TCTCAGTTGGAGAAGCAGAAATACGAACAATGGGAGAAAGACGAGGatgaggaggaggaggaggaggaggaggacgaAGAGGAACGAACCGAGGAATCGCACGGCGACCAAGGTAAttcgaagagaagaaaagaaaccgAATCGAAGGAAAGTAATTTAGAGGAATATCAAGAGCACGAGATTACAAAAGACTCGTCGACTAAAGCACCGGCTGAGGAAAGAATAGCGATGCTACCTCAAGAGGATCCTTTTCCAAAACGCGAAGATCGTGTACCAAAACGACCATGGCATGCCCTGGTTAGTTACGTAGACGAACTGACCGTAGGTGGTAGAAGAGACAGTAAAGGAAAGTACATTGATGGTATGGGATCGTTTCCTGGTTTTGGAAGGAACAATCGTCGTAAGGAACCGCAAGATTGTTTTCCACGACAGTGTTACCAGAA GTGTACCTGCATCGATCGATGCGTTGCAACGACTATCGGCAAAAAATGGGTCAGACTACGAACGATAGTTCTATCGGTCGTTGATACACCTGGCTTTGAATGGATGATATTGGTTTTCATTTTTGCATCCTCCATAACACTTTGTTTCGAAGATATTTATCTAGATGATAATCcttttttgaagaaaattctCTATTGGACCAATCTTGGCTTCTGTGCGCTTTTTAGTATTGAGATGTTACTCAAGTGGCTAGCTCTGGGTTTCTGCAAATATTTCACCAGTTTTTGGACTATCTTGGATTTTATAATCGTTTTT GTATCAACATTTAGTCTGTTGATAGAAGAGAACGAAAATTTGAAAGTGTTAAGATCTTTAAGAACTCTACGAGCACTGAGACCATTGCGAGCGATATCGAGATGGCAAGGCATGAGG ATCGTAGTGAACGCGTTGATGTATGCGATACCTAGTATATTCAACGTGCTCCTCGTCTGTCTCGTGTTCTGGCTGATATTTTCTATAATGGGTGTACAATTTTTTGGCgggaaattttttaaatgcgTTGACGAGTACGGTGAATTGTTAGATATATCG ATCGTTGATACGAGGGACGATTGTCTGCGAAAAAATTACTCGTGGGAAAATAGTAAAATCACTTTTGATCACGTTGGGATAGCGTACTTGGCCCTATTTCAAGTAGCCACGTTCGAGGGATGGATGGAGGTAATGCAGGACGCAGTAGATGCAAGAGGGGTAGATCTTCAGCCTCAAAGAGAAGCAAATATCTACGCGTATTTGTACTTTGTGATATTCATCGTTTGCGGCTCTTTTTTTACACTGAATCTATTTATCGGAGTTATTATAGACAACTTTAACATGTTGAAGAAAAAG TACGAAGGTGGGGTGCTAGAAATGTTTTTGACCGAAAGTCAAAAGCACTACTACACTGCCATGAAAAAGCTCGGCCGTAAAAAGCCGCAAAAAGTGATCAAGCGTCCGATGAATCAAATCCTCGCAATGTTTTACGACCTATCGAATTCCCGCAG ATTCGAAAtagcaatttttattttgatattcTTAAACATGCTGACTATGGGAATCGAGCATTACGGTCAGCCGCATCCGATTTTCTTCGTCCTCGAGGTGTCGAACGCATTTTTCACGACTGTATTCGGATTAGAAGCGATCGTTAAGATAATAGGACTTCGATATCATTATTTCACCGTACCGTGGAATCTGTTCGATTTCCTTCTGGTACTCGCTTCGATTTTAGGAATATTAATGGAGGATATTATGGTAGACTTTCCTGTGTCCCCGACGCTCCTGCGAGTCGTGAGAGTGTTCAGAATCGGTCGAATCTTGAGGCTAATCAAAGCCGCTAAAGGTATTCGAAAACTACTGTTCGCTCTGGTGGTCAGTCTTCCAGCGCTGTTCAACATCGGTGCCCTATTAGCCTtgattacatttatttatgcCATTATCGGCATGTCGGTCTTTGGTCATGTTAAGAAACAAGGCGCTCTTGACGATATG gTAAATTTCGAAACTTTCGGTAGAAGCATGCAATTATTATTTCGGTTAATGACATCAGCCGGTTGGAACGACGTCTTAGAGTCACTGATGGTACAACCACCAGATTGCGATCCGACTCCGACTAGCCGACAAATGAACGGAAATTGCGGATACCCTCTCTTGGCAATAACTTACTTTACTTCCTTTATCATAATCAGTTACATGATCGTAATCAATATGTATATCGCCATCATTCTTGAAAACTTTAATCAGGCCCATCAGGAAGAAGAGATCGGTATCGTCGAGGATGATTTAGAAATGTTCTACATCCGATGGTCCAA GTATGATCCGCACGCAACACAGTTCATAAACTTTTCGCAATTAAGCGATTTCATAGCGAGCCTAGACCCACCATTAGGAATATCGAAGCCCAACATGGTTGCGTTGGTTAGCTTCAATCTTCCTATCGCTAAGGGTAATAAGATTCATTGTCTGGACATTCTGCACGCACTTGTCAAGCACGTTCTTGGACACGTCGAGGAGTCCGAGGATTTCCGAAAGTTACAGGAACAGATGGACATCAAGTTCAAGAAACAATTTCCTACTCGTAAAGAACTTGAAATTGTTTCTTCAACGAGAATGTGGAAACGTCAGGACAAAGCTGCTAGATTGATTCAGAGTACTATCAGGGATTATATAAT GGCAAAGAAGGAACGCGAAAGGGTTGCTCAAGAGGTGGATTCACAGACCCAAACGTCAAGCCCTGGTGTTGGGAATGAGGGTAGGGGCGGGGGTGGATGGAGTGGCAAAGTATCGGCTTTTTTGCATGTACATAGAGGTAGCCGTGCCAGTAGCCGCAAGTCCTCGAGGGCCAGCGACGCCAGCGATTTCAGCGAGCTCGGTGCCGCTTCGGCATGGCTTTTTCCAAATTTGCCTCTGCTGTTGCTCTCCGGCGCCACCGGTACTCATGAGGACCTGCCTCCTCCTGCTCTGACCGTATCCCGTCCCTCACCAACCACCGAACAGCAATCGTTTGTCGGTTCCTCTAATGCTAGTGCTACTTCCTCCGATCTACACGCCAG ATCGTTCGCGGGACCGACCCTCGGCCGACAAGATGCCGTTGAAAGTTATCCCGACGAGGAAGTTCCAAGTCTTCCTACGAAGCGCAGATCACTTCCACCGAGTGTCACAACGCTCTCTCTGAACACGTTACATCGCGATATCAAAGAAGCATTTAGCAGACGTTGCGGTAGCCTTCGAAAGAAACATCAACCAGCTACTGAACCAGCCCCGCTGCCAATCGAATCAACCGACGTAAGCATACTTGTCACGGAACCCAGTCCAGAGAATACAGCGCCACCCTCGAGACCAGCACTCCTTAGACGACAATCCGCCGCTACGGTCGTACATGTTCTCGTTCACAGAGAGAGCGAAGAATACCGAGACACGCAACCGGAAAATGCTAGTTGA